A single window of Haemorhous mexicanus isolate bHaeMex1 chromosome 28, bHaeMex1.pri, whole genome shotgun sequence DNA harbors:
- the LOC132339005 gene encoding ras-related protein Rab-18-B-like has protein sequence MEPAGLTLKLLLVGDSGVGKSSLLRRVTDGAFEPRLTPTVGIDFKVKKMVVEGRAVQLAIWDTAGQERFRTVTPSYYRGAQGVVLVYDVTRKATFTGLGRWLNELEMYTTSSSTVKMLVGNKTDKPDREVERKEGLQFARKHSLLFIETSAKTQDGVHHAFEELVLKILQTPDLWDKGTGRKGVQLMESSAQQHKGFCGASCALF, from the exons ATGGAGCCCGCAGGCCTCAccctgaagctgctgctggtcgGGGACAGCGGCGTGGGCAAGTCCAG cctcCTGCGGAGGGTCACGGACGGCGCCTTCGAGCCGCGCCTCACACCCACCGTCG GCATTGATTTTAAAGTGAAGAAAATGGTGGTGGAGGGCCGTGCAGTGCAGCTGGCCATTTGG GATACAGCAGGACAGGAGCGTTTCAGAACAGTGACTCCCAGTTACTACAGAGGAGCTCAAGGGGTTGTTTTAG TGTATGATGTTACAAGAAAAGCCACTTTCACAGGACTAGGAAGGTGGCTGAATGAGCTGGAGATGTAcaccacctccagcagcactgtgaagATGCTGGTTGGCAATAAAACTGATAAG CCTGACCGTGAAGTGGAGAGAAAAGAAGGGCTCCAGTTTGCCAGGAAACACTCACTGCTTTTTATAG AGACCAGTGCCAAGACACAGGATGGAGTGCACCATGCCTTTGAGGAGCTGGTCCTAAAGATCCTGCAGACTCCAGATCTTTGGGATAAGGgcacagggaggaagggagtCCAGCTCATGGAAtcatcagcacagcagcataAAGGGTTCTGTGGTGCCTCCTGTGCCCTTTTTTAA